A section of the Scomber scombrus chromosome 24, fScoSco1.1, whole genome shotgun sequence genome encodes:
- the LOC133976543 gene encoding intermediate filament protein ON3-like codes for MSKPGGYSSQSYAPGRSGPAKSKPIEKIDSSGKSKEKDDMVGLNDKFVRLIDKMKMQEDENQKLDTKLKILKEQEDYDGKVNDIVKQLEMELEQQIENLLRDQEKLKAELLKNQEEVLDTKKKYEDEMKKKTDLENEFVVTKKEVDEGQLDLVDQALELEDLAGKLDFRRAGYDEEIKEMQSLIQNETVVLRDSSKRSLDMDEIIENVKKQYANMAARSREEAELWNQKKMDVMVTRAGQREQEVRDVKRDISDLIRLIQKLNGDLEALTRKEETLKKEIDELRTEGDENLEKSRETIAQLEEALRRAKQDLAKQIREYQELMNLKLGLDIEIATYRKLLEGEEQR; via the exons ATGTCTAAACCAGGAGGTTACAGCAGCCAGTCCTATGCCCCCGGCCGTTCAGGACCGGCCAAAAGCAAACCGATTGAAAAAATCGACTCCTCTGGCAAATCCAAGGAGAAGGACGACATGGTTGGACTCAATGACAAGTTCGTCAGGTTGATTGATAAG ATGAAAATGCAGGAGGACGAGAACCAAAAGCTGGACACGAAGCTGAAGATCCTCAAGGAGCAGGAGGACTACGACGGGAAGGTCAACGACATTGTGAAACAGCTGGAGATGGAGCTGGAGCAGCAGATCGAGAACTTGCTGCGTGACCAAGAGAAGCTCAAGGCTGAGCTGCTCAAGAACCAGGAGGAAGTGTTGGACACCAAAAAGAA gtaTGAGGatgagatgaaaaagaagacTGATCTGGAGAATGAATTTGTTGTCACCAAAAAG gAGGTTGATGAAGGTCAGTTGGATTTAGTAGATCAGGCTCTGGAGCTGGAAGACCTGGCAGGGAAGCTGGACTTCCGCAGGGCTGGCTATGATGAG GAGATCAAAGAGATGCAGTCGCTCATCCAGAACGAGACAGTGGTGTTACGTGACAGCAGCAAACGGTCGCTGGACATGGACGAGATCATCGAGAATGTCAAGAAGCAGTATGCCAACATGGCCGCCCGTAGTAGGGAGGAAGCCGAGCTCTGGAACCAGAAaaag ATGGATGTCATGGTTACCAGAGCAGGACAACGTGAGCAGGAAGTTCGTGATGTAAAGAGGGACATCTCAGACTTGATTCGCCTTATCCAGAAGCTCAACGGGGACCTGGAGGCTCTCACAAGGAAG GAGGAGACCCTGAAGAAGGAAATCGATGAATTGAGGACAGAGGGCGACGAGAACTTGGAGAAGTCCCGGGAGACCATTGCCCAGCTGGAGGAGGCCTTGAGGCGGGCTAAGCAGGACTTGGCTAAACAGATCCGTGAATACCAAGAGCTGATGAACCTCAAGTTGGGATTGGACATCGAGATCGCCACCTACCGCAAGCTGCTGGAGGGCGAAGAGCAGAGGTGA